A genomic stretch from Bacterioplanes sanyensis includes:
- the yegQ gene encoding tRNA 5-hydroxyuridine modification protein YegQ, producing the protein MTFRPELLSPAGTFRNMQYAFDYGADAVYAGQPRYSLRVRNNDFTSQRLGDGIAYAHSLGKQFYVASNIAPHNSKISSYLRDIEPIIDMGPDALIMSDPGLIMLVKDRWPDTVIHLSVQANVVNWAAVEFWRRQGVSRIILSRELSLEEIAEIRQRCPEMEIEVFVHGALCIAYSGRCLLSGYMNHRDPNQGTCTNACRWKYQAHEAKETDSGDVIPSSAQEFDPSSPTLGKGQPQDGIFLLQESTRDNEYMPAFEDEHGTYIMNSRDLRAIQHVQKLVELGVHSLKIEGRTKSHYYAARTAQAYRQAIDDAVSGKHFDISLMDTLENMSNRGYTEGFFRRHVHDEYQNYERGTSMSTRQQFVGEIRAERSPAERLVVDVKNRFELGDQLELMTPSGNHAFTLGALYDSSGQPRQDAPGSGFVVEIEPPTGADIGQLQHAMLIRNLPED; encoded by the coding sequence ATGACCTTTCGCCCAGAATTGCTGTCGCCTGCAGGCACCTTTCGCAACATGCAATACGCCTTTGACTACGGCGCTGATGCGGTTTACGCCGGTCAACCCAGATACAGCCTGCGCGTCAGAAACAACGACTTCACCAGCCAACGTCTCGGCGACGGCATCGCCTACGCGCACAGCCTGGGCAAGCAGTTCTACGTTGCCAGCAACATTGCCCCACACAACAGCAAAATCAGCAGCTACTTGCGTGACATTGAGCCCATCATCGACATGGGCCCAGACGCACTGATCATGTCTGACCCAGGGCTGATCATGCTGGTTAAAGATCGCTGGCCCGACACGGTTATTCACTTATCGGTTCAGGCCAATGTGGTGAACTGGGCGGCGGTTGAGTTCTGGCGCCGCCAGGGGGTCAGTCGCATCATTTTATCGCGCGAGCTATCGCTGGAAGAAATTGCGGAAATACGTCAGCGCTGCCCCGAGATGGAGATTGAAGTATTTGTGCACGGCGCCCTGTGCATCGCCTATTCAGGTCGCTGTTTGTTATCTGGCTACATGAATCATCGTGACCCTAACCAAGGCACCTGCACCAACGCTTGCCGCTGGAAGTACCAAGCACATGAAGCCAAAGAAACGGATTCTGGTGACGTCATTCCAAGCAGCGCACAAGAGTTCGATCCAAGCTCACCGACACTGGGCAAAGGGCAACCTCAGGACGGTATTTTCTTGCTGCAAGAAAGCACTCGCGACAATGAATACATGCCGGCATTCGAGGATGAACACGGCACTTACATCATGAACTCACGCGACCTGCGCGCCATTCAACACGTGCAGAAACTGGTCGAACTGGGAGTGCACTCGCTGAAAATCGAGGGGCGTACCAAGTCGCACTATTATGCAGCTCGTACCGCCCAGGCCTATCGTCAAGCCATTGACGATGCCGTGAGTGGCAAGCACTTTGACATCAGCTTGATGGACACCCTGGAAAATATGTCCAACCGTGGTTACACCGAAGGCTTCTTCCGCCGCCACGTGCACGATGAATACCAGAACTACGAACGCGGCACCTCGATGAGCACTCGCCAGCAGTTTGTCGGTGAAATTCGCGCCGAGCGCAGCCCAGCAGAGCGCCTAGTTGTTGACGTAAAAAACCGCTTTGAACTCGGCGACCAGCTGGAGCTGATGACACCAAGCGGCAACCATGCATTTACCCTCGGTGCTTTGTATGACAGCAGCGGGCAGCCGAGGCAAGACGCGCCAGGCTCAGGTTTTGTGGTTGAAATTGAGCCACCCACAGGCGCTGACATTGGCCAATTGCAGCACGCTATGCTGATCCGCAATTTGCCAGAAGATTAA
- a CDS encoding MBL fold metallo-hydrolase has protein sequence MTYRLLFALLAISLTACSSTLKRTPSTNTAATLNSEQALRIQYLGVGGHIISVGERHVIAAPSFTNPHFLLSGPFMPLSSDHDKVDRYMPKVPNAEMLLVGHAHYDHLLDVPRVATQQAPNVRIYGSQTTVNTLSAALDPDRLVAMNTIMASGSTPGQWLYNQQRDVRIMAIESGHAPHIAGIKFMSGTVPKPLSDLPWHSFGWKEGQTLAFLIDFLDASGNIQHRVYYQDAASQAPLGLLPQLADNKRVDVAILCPASFSQVEDYPEAIVRDTGARHFILGHWEDFFANDLEGEQRFVRLTDEDEFIQRLEQSMPDDSRWVLPALFTTYTFEPTS, from the coding sequence ATGACCTACCGATTGCTGTTCGCCCTGCTCGCCATCAGTCTCACGGCTTGCTCCAGCACACTAAAACGCACCCCATCGACCAACACCGCCGCCACCCTGAATAGCGAACAAGCGTTGCGCATTCAATACCTCGGAGTGGGCGGGCATATCATTAGCGTCGGCGAGCGGCACGTGATCGCTGCTCCGTCCTTTACTAATCCGCACTTCTTACTCAGCGGTCCTTTTATGCCGCTCTCTTCGGATCATGACAAAGTTGACCGCTACATGCCGAAGGTGCCCAACGCTGAAATGTTATTGGTTGGGCACGCCCACTACGATCACCTGCTGGATGTGCCCAGAGTCGCCACACAGCAAGCGCCCAATGTTCGCATTTACGGATCACAAACCACTGTCAATACGCTGAGTGCAGCCCTCGATCCCGACCGCTTAGTAGCCATGAATACCATCATGGCCAGCGGCAGCACACCTGGCCAATGGCTCTACAACCAACAGCGTGATGTTCGCATCATGGCGATAGAATCCGGCCATGCGCCGCATATTGCGGGCATCAAGTTCATGAGCGGTACCGTGCCAAAGCCGCTGTCTGACCTGCCTTGGCACTCATTTGGCTGGAAAGAAGGGCAAACCTTGGCCTTCTTGATCGATTTTCTCGATGCCAGCGGCAACATCCAACATCGTGTTTATTATCAGGACGCTGCCAGCCAAGCGCCACTGGGACTGCTGCCGCAACTCGCCGACAACAAACGCGTTGATGTGGCCATCCTGTGCCCCGCTTCCTTCTCGCAAGTGGAGGACTACCCCGAGGCCATCGTCCGCGATACGGGCGCACGGCATTTTATCCTTGGCCATTGGGAAGACTTTTTTGCCAACGACCTGGAGGGCGAGCAACGTTTCGTTCGCCTGACCGACGAAGATGAATTCATTCAACGTCTAGAGCAATCCATGCCCGACGACAGTCGCTGGGTGCTGCCAGCGTTATTTACCACCTACACCTTTGAGCCCACATCATGA
- a CDS encoding ABC transporter substrate-binding protein codes for MKHLLHSLLALILATLSIASAAEQSPPRDVVMNAANGMAKQLLANKERVQKQDYYLEQLIDEQLLPVVDHVYMARLVLGKFWRRASSEQQRAFVEAFKHKVIRTYAGAFRAFDDQEMNFSEARLSPSGNRALVKSEIMRVGAPSIKVDYKLFSRDDQWQIYDVVIEGVSLVKSFSDQMSRSIEENGLAKAISILADEYKDQSPTVSLGTPDWGPYASNQQPDQGLAAAIVKRAFAQQGWQVDVDIRPQQAIDEAVTSKKLDGWLAQWRDNSPHTVQSAAFLSNHLVVVSRRDAGLTMAELLDSQQARSLKIGLFNNVAYNNEVTQFAAQFEQHYRDYCSHLFRDLAREELDLVIVDRWVAEQELASSDNIAKHLEILSPELANQDLHVTIRASLPNAQRMISAFNDGLQQLKQTGAYTELLQDFQYPHAPAD; via the coding sequence ATGAAACATCTGTTGCACAGTTTGCTGGCATTGATACTGGCCACACTGAGCATCGCCAGCGCGGCGGAGCAAAGCCCTCCCCGCGACGTCGTGATGAATGCTGCCAATGGCATGGCAAAGCAACTGCTGGCCAATAAGGAGCGCGTGCAAAAGCAAGACTATTACCTGGAACAACTGATTGACGAGCAACTGCTGCCGGTGGTTGACCATGTGTACATGGCACGTCTGGTATTGGGTAAGTTCTGGCGCCGCGCCTCCAGCGAACAGCAACGGGCGTTCGTTGAAGCGTTTAAACACAAAGTTATCCGCACATACGCTGGCGCCTTTCGTGCCTTCGACGATCAAGAGATGAACTTTTCTGAAGCGCGCTTGAGCCCATCGGGCAATCGAGCCTTGGTCAAAAGTGAGATCATGCGAGTCGGTGCACCCTCTATCAAAGTCGACTACAAGCTGTTCAGTCGCGACGATCAGTGGCAGATCTACGACGTCGTGATCGAAGGCGTTAGCTTGGTCAAAAGCTTTAGCGACCAAATGAGCCGCAGCATCGAAGAAAACGGCTTGGCCAAGGCGATCTCCATACTGGCGGATGAATACAAAGACCAGTCACCCACGGTCAGCTTGGGCACTCCAGACTGGGGGCCGTATGCCAGCAACCAACAGCCCGATCAAGGCTTGGCCGCAGCCATTGTAAAACGTGCATTTGCACAGCAAGGTTGGCAAGTTGACGTCGACATTCGCCCACAGCAAGCCATCGACGAGGCCGTTACGTCAAAAAAGCTGGATGGCTGGCTGGCCCAGTGGCGTGATAATTCGCCACATACGGTTCAGTCGGCCGCATTTTTGAGCAATCACTTGGTGGTGGTGAGCCGGCGCGATGCAGGCCTCACCATGGCCGAGCTACTCGATTCGCAGCAAGCACGATCGCTCAAGATCGGCTTGTTCAACAACGTGGCTTACAACAACGAAGTGACGCAGTTTGCTGCCCAGTTCGAGCAGCACTATCGCGACTATTGCTCGCACTTATTTCGCGACTTAGCGCGCGAGGAACTGGACTTAGTGATCGTCGATCGCTGGGTTGCCGAACAAGAGTTGGCCAGCAGCGACAACATCGCCAAACACTTGGAGATACTGTCACCGGAACTGGCCAACCAAGACCTGCATGTTACAATCCGCGCCTCGCTCCCCAATGCACAGCGCATGATTAGCGCCTTCAATGATGGCCTGCAACAGCTCAAGCAAACGGGCGCCTACACAGAACTATTGCAGGACTTTCAGTACCCACATGCACCCGCCGATTGA
- a CDS encoding RluA family pseudouridine synthase — protein MHPPIEPLLIDEDILVVNKPSHLLSVPGRYEKDCLQARLESQFGTTLVVHRLDRDTSGVMVYARHKTALAAIQRQFERQTTTKEYEALVYGTPRGMQGCINLPIIVDWPNRPLQMISHTQGRYALTRWQRLETDGRLSRMRLLPQTGRSHQLRLHMQQIGCPIVGDTLYAGDQLNEEPRLMLHARRLEFDHPTQQQRLRFNCAPEF, from the coding sequence ATGCACCCGCCGATTGAACCACTGCTGATTGATGAAGACATCCTAGTCGTCAACAAACCCTCTCACTTGCTCAGCGTTCCCGGGCGCTATGAAAAGGACTGTCTACAGGCAAGGCTGGAGTCGCAGTTTGGTACCACACTGGTGGTGCACAGGTTAGATCGAGATACATCCGGCGTCATGGTATACGCACGGCACAAGACGGCGCTGGCTGCCATTCAGCGCCAGTTCGAGCGGCAAACCACAACAAAAGAATACGAGGCATTGGTGTACGGCACGCCCCGAGGCATGCAAGGCTGCATTAATCTGCCCATCATCGTCGACTGGCCCAATCGACCACTGCAAATGATCAGTCACACACAAGGGCGCTATGCCCTCACCCGCTGGCAACGATTAGAAACCGATGGACGCTTGAGTCGCATGCGACTGCTGCCGCAAACCGGCCGCTCACACCAGCTGCGTTTACATATGCAACAAATCGGCTGTCCAATCGTGGGCGACACGCTGTACGCTGGTGACCAGCTCAACGAAGAGCCGCGGCTGATGCTACACGCTCGCCGGCTCGAGTTCGATCACCCGACCCAGCAACAACGCTTGCGTTTTAACTGCGCTCCCGAGTTTTAA